In one Acipenser ruthenus chromosome 10, fAciRut3.2 maternal haplotype, whole genome shotgun sequence genomic region, the following are encoded:
- the LOC117403792 gene encoding RNA-binding protein 43-like, translating to MDRTHEARTIVVSGCPQNELDCRRMADKLVIHFQKAKSAGGDVEKIKYPTRIKGVAYITFEEKEVADRVLTVEQLLADKEFEKEYPLTVYRFSEEVFCYTHAEVDLSLFSEHEKLIKELRTRNRAVRISPLQDNQRVQVEGPFTAIKKLREDLLRLLETSQKEKSVTARDRRRERQSSRAVTSEQGAAPFSSEADASNTEACLIWLDTNVFRYIQHVHKDDFEWILKKHDVQATTQVGGDLTGVTLKKRYQGLWQLETAKLEIEQWVSNVQSRLRTETIHYEKDFEEEKFLQACKDVSCGFPRVLFTPVEGHIDIIGNSSDCYLFCQLVEMQMKSSLHDKDRWLSASPGATDMSYYSTGRTGEPNSLPMTMNSDMHRMSGNNLYSSMHCDNWSER from the exons ATGGACCGAACACATGAGGCGAGAACCATCGTTGTTTCAGGCTGTCCACAAAACGAGCTTGATTGCAGAAGAATGGCAGACAAGCTTGTGATTCACTTTCAGAAAGCTAAAAGCGCCGGGGGGGACGTGGAAAAAATCAAGTACCCAACAAGAATCAAAGGTGTTGCTTATATTACATTTGAGGAGAAGGaag TTGCAGACCGGGTGCTTACAGTGGAGCAGCTTCTTGCAGACAAGGAATTTGAAAAGGAATACCCTTTAACTGTTTATAGATTCAGTGAAGAG gtgTTCTGCTATACACACGCAGAAGTTGACTTATCACTTTTCAGTGAGCATGAGAAGTTGATAAAGGAACTTCGGACCAGGAACAGAGCAGTTAGGATCTCGCCTTTGCAGGATAACCAGAGGGTTCAAGTGGAGGGGCCATTCACAGCAATCAAGAAGCTGAGAGAAGATCTACTGCGGTTGCTTGAAACTTCACAGAAAGAGAAAAGTGTGACGGCTAGAGATCGGAGAAGGGAGCGACAGAGCAGCAGAGCAGTGACCTCAGAGCAGGGTGCAGCACCCTTCAGTTCTGAGGCAGATGCTTCCAACACAGAAGCATGTCTCATTTGGTTGGACACTAATGTGTTTCGGTACATACAACATGTTCATAAAGATGACtttgaatggattttaaagaaacaTGATGTGCAAGCCACAACACAAGTGGGGGGTGATCTTACCGGAGTAACACTGAAAAAGAGGTACCAAGGTCTGTGGCAGCTGGAAACAGCAAAGTTAGAGATAGAGCAATGGGTGAGCAATGTGCAGTCACGTTTACGCACTGAAACGATTCATTATGAAAAAGACTTTGAAGAAGAGAAATTCTTACAGGCATGCAAAGATGTAAGCTGTGGCTTTCCTAGGGTCCTGTTTACCCCGGTGGAAGGTCATATTGACATAATTGGTAATTCATCAGACTGCTACTTGTTCTGTCAGCTTGTTGAAATGCAGATGAAGTCTTCTCTGCATGATAAGGACAGGTGGTTAAGCGCTAGCCCTGGTGCTACAGACATGTCCTATTACAGCACCGGCAGAACCGGTGAACCAAACTCCCTCCCTATGACTATGAATTCAGATATGCACAGAATGTCAGGAAATAATCTGTACAGCAGCATGCATTGTGACAACTGGTCTGAGAGATAA
- the LOC117403801 gene encoding N-myc-interactor-like — protein sequence MAMGTNEAPQPLVLNGDVTPLGELSPEDQEELRNLEKELQQLKIQFEKADTVKSRLLLDKLDHEEHKKQAQDEMMKLLQEELEFSKELENKKKRFEQEALAMEKTNHHLRHQINKQKERLKFKRSESESLQQKFKIIAAIPEKAVKFIGVEKEIPDHKLEKDCLHIQGQFSIIQNPALTLSGGQALITFEEEQVAERILKLARCPVTIDKTKMDVKPSRVALDTTVKFEVQLNVSLKKIEVSNIPPILPEERIRDKLELNFSKPSLGGGEVENVKYNKDSGTAVITFLHTGVAERVAMKNTYPLDMGLRVSQVFVSLCTEHQIKKFQTFCGTSRRTVLLSGISDVLDEEDLQDNLEIHFQKPNNYGGEVENIKYNAQGQTTMAYFNEETVASE from the exons ATGGCAATGGGTACTAATGAAGCTCCACAGCCATTAGTCCTCAATGGTGATGtt ACGCCCCTTGGAGAATTGTCACCAGAAGACCAAGAAGAGCTTAGAAACTTAGAAAAGGAACTGCAACAGTTGAAG ATACAATTTGAAAAAGCAGATACAGTAAAATCCAGACTGCTGCTAGATAAACTAGACCATGAAGAACACAAGAAGCAAGCTCAGGATGAGATGATGAAGCTTCTTCAAGAGGAGCTTGAGTTTTCGAAAGagctggaaaataaaaaaaaaagatttgag CAAGAGGCTCTTGCAATGGAGAAAACAAACCACCATCTGAGACATCAGAtcaataaacagaaagaaaggcTTAAATTCAAGAGATCAGAAAGTGAATCTTTGCAGCAAAAGTTTAAG ATCATAGCAGCGATTCCAGAGAAGGCGGTTAAGTTTATTGGAGTGGAAAAGGAGATTCCTGATCACAAGCTGGAGAAGGACTGTCTTCACATCCAGGGCCAGTTCTCCATCATTCAGAACCCTGCTCTCACCCTCAGTGGAGGCCAGGCTCTGATCACCTTTGAGGAAGAACAAG TTGCTGAAAGGATCTTAAAACTTGCCAGATGTCCAGTGACCATAGACAAAACGAAGATGGACGTGAAGCCTTCCCGTGTGGCATTAGACACAACAGTGAAATTTGAG GTGCAGCTCAATGTTTCTCTGAAGAAGATTGAAGTGTCAAATATTCCTCCTATTCTACCGGAAGAAAGGATCAGAGACAAACTGGAGTTGAACTTCTCGAAGCCAAGCCTGGGAGGAGGAGAGGTGGAAAATGTCAAATACAACAAGGATTCTGGAACAGCAGTCATTACATTTCTGCATACTGGAG TTGCTGAGCGTGTGGCCATGAAGAACACCTACCCCTTAGATATGGGACTCAGAGTTTCTCAAgtttttgtcagtctgtgcaCTGAACACCAAATAAAAAAGTTCCAG ACATTCTGTGGCACCTCCAGACGCACAGTCCTGCTGTCTGGTATCAGTGATGTTCTCGATGAGGAGGACTTGCAGGACAATCTGGAGATCCACTTCCAGAAACCCAACAACTACGGGGGAGAGGTGGAGAATATCAAATACAACGCCCAAGGACAAACCACTATGGCTTATTTTAATGAAGAAACTGTAGCCAGTGAATAA